Proteins encoded by one window of Haematobia irritans isolate KBUSLIRL chromosome 2, ASM5000362v1, whole genome shotgun sequence:
- the LOC142227569 gene encoding neprilysin-1-like produces MLKLWGMYSLIVAALTLTNATIPAEERIEMIEQALNTDIDPCEDFYTYACANWQTTYGTDNYSDMSGLVETKFNKKFKELLKKRAPKSQFQNAIQKLKILYRSCLRISEEDTMNYFKYLKPGPGLEWPILESHAVRDENIVWNSENLDIFKLVGELHGYDISNVLVSVVPYRAEDGTLQIHFNLPELGEEDPNEARDILFVLANVGYSFTGSFKYHTSFMKVDSYWKQMYANYSTSEDAESMVYGELRDKYPNLWKLLEAMMPGKLSNDDEIFINNVDYYQFFNDYIVPPSEAQELVNYLFFKFLKYVNDDYDNDCIRDAKKKMDLAANFLYSSKYFLPHAEEKRNLVSRIIKTVYHNLIDVLNENHLHLRPSHLAILKMKISSIKVNVGNLPENVNEDFINNYYENTGDLDPSDYHQNHLKLLKNTLLNRLIPYENLSYSSQYFDSTGYDIYTNNVIIPFAYLEPPAYDNSYDNVLLWSFLGFFVSHEFAHSIDSGGLERDGEGYTTSMYNDIINNPMMANFTECLYAQNEDDKPLERTADAIGIKIAYRSYISETKTHTPSYTTSIPRDQLFFLNIAQFFCGNDEGHKGNLQQIVMNSNDFAAAFSCPVNSPMNPMEKCRLY; encoded by the coding sequence ATGTTGAAATTATGGGGAATGTATTCCCTGATTGTGGCAGCTTTAACACTGACTAATGCCACAATACCAGCAGAGGAGCGAATAGAAATGATCGAACAGGCCTTGAATACCGATATAGATCCCTGTGAAGATTTCTATACATATGCCTGTGCTAATTGGCAAACGACCTATGGCACAGACAATTATTCCGATATGTCAGGCTTggtggaaacaaaatttaataaaaaatttaaggagCTATTGAAGAAGAGAGCCCCTAAATCACAATTTCAGAAtgcaatacaaaaattaaagattcTTTACCGTTCATGCTTGAGAATCTCTGAAGAAGATACtatgaattattttaaatatttgaaaccTGGGCCGGGTTTGGAATGGCCTATCTTGGAGTCCCATGCTGTGCGAGATGAGAATATCGTATGGAATTCGGaaaatttggatatttttaAACTTGTGGGCGAGTTACATGGCTATGACATATCCAATGTTCTAGTGAGTGTGGTGCCCTATCGAGCAGAAGATGGAACTTTACAgattcattttaatttaccCGAACTAGGGGAAGAGGATCCCAATGAAGCTcgtgatattttatttgttttagccaatgtGGGATATTCCTTTACCGGCAGTTTTAAATACCATACTTCATTCATGAAAGTAGATTCCTATTGGAAGCAAATGTATGCAAATTACTCAACTTCAGAAGATGCCGAGTCCATGGTCTATGGAGAATTACGGGACAAATATCCAAATCTGTGGAAATTATTAGAAGCTATGATGCCAGGAAAACTCTCTAATGACGATGAGATTTTTATCAATAATGTGGACTACTATCAATTTTTCAATGACTATATCGTACCACCATCCGAAGCCCAAGAATtggttaattatttattttttaaatttttgaaatatgtcaACGATGATTATGATAATGATTGTATTCGAGACGCTAAGAAAAAAATGGATTTGGCTGCCAACTTTTTATATTCCTCAAAATACTTTTTGCCACATGCCGAAGAGAAAAGGAATTTGGTGTCGAGGATAATAAAAACAGTTTACCACAATCTCATAGACGTACTCAATGAGAATCATCTACACCTAAGACCTTCTCATCTTGCCATTCTAaagatgaaaatttcatcgataaAAGTGAATGTGGGAAATTTACCAGAAAATGTTAATGAGGACTTTATCAATAACTATTATGAGAATACTGGAGATCTTGATCCTAGTGATTATCATCAAAATCatttgaaattattaaaaaacactCTGCTCAATCGCCTGATTCCCTATGAAAACCTAAGCTATAGCTCACAATACTTTGACAGCACCGGCTATGATATTTACACCAATAATGTGATCATTCCATTTGCATATCTGGAACCACCCGCCTATGACAACAGCTATGACAATGTCCTTCTATGGTCTTTTCTGGGCTTCTTTGTGAGTCATGAATTTGCTCATAGCATTGATAGTGGCGGTTTGGAACGCGATGGAGAAGGTTATACGACATCCATGTACAATGATATTATAAATAATCCTATGATGGCTAACTTCACCGAATGCCTTTATGCCCAAAATGAAGATGATAAACCATTGGAACGTACTGCCGATGCAATAGGAATAAAGATTGCCTATCGTTCCTATATTAGTGAAACTAAAACTCATACTCCCAGTTATACAACATCTATACCCAGAGATCAATTGTTCTTCTTAAATATCGCACAATTCTTTTGCGGCAATGATGAGGGTCATAAGGGTAATCTGCAACAGATTGTTATGAATTCCAATGATTTTGCTGCTGCATTTTCGTGTCCTGTAAATAGTCCCATGAATCCAATGGAAAAATGTCGTTTGTACTAA
- the LOC142227570 gene encoding membrane metallo-endopeptidase-like 1 produces the protein MWKIFGILFMIWSRLIGGQLINSPTIKQLHIIKESMNTSYDPCEDFYQYACANWQRKYATEDYNEMMGLLDYQMNAQLKEILENEDFMEVIGDNTMALEKMKLFYKSCLMKSNDQLLEYFDYIKPGDGKEWPLLQILAEEDAIEWNNSEFDVFVLLGELMSYDFNNCLVNISLHRNLNGSLQIQFDLPDINSMDGTQTIEGIAKAMIFMEFPEDKAYLYAQEFMENDIYWKKTYKKYSSKDNEEILSYDQLKLEYPQLWSLLETMLPAKIQTEDEVHIVNLEYYQFLLEYLTQSNLKITKLLNYLQLRFLDFLYEDALEDCVKDVHEKMYLAVNYLYFTKIFSTKSRLYNAEVNTITEKIYQYFNDILEENQMNLSPSQLVKIKEKILHLKVNIGNLPENVNDEKIDEFYSNIEAMVENNYFQNHLKLLKHRLSNRLLSFQNFTHSLAQFSSTGYDEDINMVIIPFSYLQSPLYNIEYDDIFKWSLLGYLVSHEFSHALDTNGLQYDPHGSESPLYQDILDNPKFSQTMECLHEQLETANINERFADTITVRLAFRGYVNENRQHLQPRFTYLPWNQLFFLNIAQFYCGSDDVDSSTLHQIVKNSEDFAQAFQCPVASPLNPVKRCRLF, from the coding sequence ATGTGGAAGATATTTGGAATTCTATTCATGATCTGGTCGAGATTAATAGGAGGTCAATTAATAAATTCGCCTACCATTAAACAATTGCATATCATTAAAGAATCTATGAATACAAGCTATGATCCATGTGAAGATTTCTATCAATATGCCTGTGCAAATTGGCAAAGGAAATATGCCACAGAAGATTACAATGAAATGATGGGATTATTGGATTATCAAATGAATGCACAACTAAAGGAAATTCTGGAGAATGAAGATTTTATGGAAGTGATTGGAGACAATACAATGGCCTTGGAAAAAATGAAGTTGTTCTATAAATCTTGTCTGATGAAGAGTAATGACCAGTTATTGGAATATTTTGATTATATCAAACCGGGAGATGGCAAGGAATGGCCGCTATTGCAGATACTGGCTGAAGAGGATGCTATTGAATGGAATAATTCCGAATTTGATGTTTTCGTATTGCTGGGTGAATTAATGAGTTAtgattttaataattgtttgGTTAATATAAGTTTACATCGAAATTTAAATGGAAGTTTGCAGATACAATTCGATTTGCCAGATATAAATTCCATGGATGGTACTCAAACTATTGAAGGTATAGCTAAAGCTATGATTTTCATGGAATTCCCTGAAGACAAGGCTTACTTGTATGCCCAGGAATTTATGGAGAAtgatatatattggaagaagacctacaagaaatattcgtCAAAGGATAATGAAGAGATTCTGAGTTATGATCAACTGAAATTAGAATATCCTCAATTGTGGAGTTTATTGGAAACAATGCTTCCCGCAAAGATCCAAACCGAAGATGAAGTTCATATAGTAAACCTGGAGTACTATCAATTTCTTTTGGAATATTTAACGCAATCAAATTTGAAGATAACCAAGCTATTGAATTATTTGCAATtgagatttttggattttctctaTGAAGATGCCTTGGAGGATTGTGTAAAAGATGTCcatgaaaaaatgtatttggcTGTTAACTATCTgtattttaccaaaatcttTTCTACCAAATCTAGGCTATACAATGCCGAAGTGAATACAATCACCGAGAAAATTTACCAATACTTTAAtgacattttagaagaaaaccAAATGAATTTAAGTCCATCACAATTAGTGAAGATAAAAGAGAAAATCTTGCATTTGAAAGTTAATATTGGTAATCTTCCAGAAAATGTTAATGATGAGAAGATTGATGAATTTTACAGCAATATTGAAGCTATGGTTGAGAATAACTATTTCCAAAATCAcctaaaattattaaaacatcGTCTTTCTAATCGTTTATtgtcttttcaaaatttcactcatAGCTTGGCTCAATTTTCCTCAACTGGTTACGATGAAGATATCAATATGGTTATTATACCATTTTCCTATCTTCAATCCCCTTTATACAATATCGAATATGATGATATATTCAAATGGTCTTTGCTCGGTTATCTGGTGAGTCATGAATTTAGTCATGCCTTAGATACAAATGGCCTACAATATGATCCTCATGGTAGTGAGAGTCCATTGTACCAGGATATTTTGGATAAtcctaaattttcacaaacaatGGAATGTTTACATGAGCAATTGGAAACTGCAAATATCAATGAACGTTTTGCTGATACTATAACTGTTCGTTTGGCTTTTCGTGGTTATGTCAATGAAAATCGCCAACATTTACAACCCCGATTTACttatttgccttggaatcaattatttttccttaatatcGCTCAATTCTATTGTGGCAGTGATGATGTGGATTCTTCTACTCTTCATCAAATTGTTaagaattctgaagattttgctcaaGCGTTTCAATGTCCTGTGGCTTCGCCATTAAATCCAGTAAAGAGATGTCGTCTATTTTAA